A single genomic interval of Dysidea avara chromosome 8, odDysAvar1.4, whole genome shotgun sequence harbors:
- the LOC136263258 gene encoding uncharacterized protein produces MEDIQRHRGSRKGYRSHLTRLFANSDELLNTVTTDLTEETRIKTSTALESLIHQFNRKEKLLTDLDAKILSLIENEDELETEVLETEEVQCKITETVGNIKSFIKTYLQNSIQQPTHSEQPRSKLLDSQPTLATNSEATGDTESNLSMTLETGASLPAPVRDSSSTDKEAAVTLHTLQDKSIASDTGATRQDRSIAPGKGATNSEGGIAIRLPKLTISVFGGDPLDWQPFWDSYEAAIHNNSQLTGAQKLTYLRAQLRGDAAQVIAGLPLTSSSYQHSVEVLQKRFGQNHLLVSSHIQALIDLSTPTDTLEGLRRFHDLIESHIRSLASLGKKTDSYSAMLVPFLLRKLPVNTIRNIARARENSDWTIEELQAALLKEIRIFETSLHSVIPRRSKSSEGASTLPTAAFHANVKGTSTNHSQRPSCSYCKNTTHNSSNCDTIKTQQARVDFIKQNNLCFNCLGHHRVSRCTSKTRCRLCRRKHHTSLCTNNTDDSASRASSQTAPRGTLQSPATTNPTSNPPTMNPSANNSNPAQNTPPVASLTISTTATLQSIQLTKEPICLLKTAVATVAHEGTQVDANILFDEGSQRSFATQILIDKLRLQPHQTELIQLSTFGSPNPQVKKLNVASLQVITKSGTPISITVLIVPSIATPLENTVETSCLTDLPHLKGLQLAHPVTRSDSFEISLLIGANHYWDFVGDHTVRGNGPTAISSKLGYLLSGPLSITNPQQPRNITNLMCMITNSRQEEEELQHMWSVESIGISQSTPLDPDEQFFQNYSSTAISRCADGSYMARLPWKEQHPLLPTNFNISQKRTTSLVRRLAQTPHMLSTYDAIISDQLKRGFIERVQASNTSTGVHYIPHHAVRKDSVTTPIRIVFDCSCSESRSSASLNDCLEPGPTLLNDLCSIILRFRLHNYGFATDIEKAFLQIKLHHNDRDYTRFLWLSDTSNPNSELITYRFQAVLFGATSSPFILNAVLRHHLQQYQTTVADDITHNLYVDNIISGCSSAEAATQYYQQARQIMKEANFNLRSWASNSSVLNTLAAEDATADPNTTVNILGIQWSTHDDQLHLTPSKLANINNLVTKREVLQQSCKVFDPIGLATPVTIRAKMLIQRLWKESVDWDEPLSDILCQEWSSIFTDLVSVSELAIPRQYYSCESKMTNAELHLFCDANIKAYGTIAFFRQKDETTFVMARGRVAPLKPLTVPQLELLGALTATRLSDYLQTSFTRHKFKSYFWTDSQIVLYWIQGNKKLKPFVQHRVSEIQLITQKYDATWHYCPTADNPADMITRGSSTSQLSSSLLWNKGPPWLTNDSNWPQWTPSSTFHLHVAAITCEEFIPAAPQPLSSSPTISLHNIIDPNNYSSLGKLLRVSAYVYRFITAIRKRNDCQCEQLTATEIDLARIQWIKNSQYQIYATEISNLNSPNSSNKQSTLVRQLRLFIDSNGLLRCGGRIHNAPLTQLAKFPYLLPPKHPFTALVVYAAHVKLYHSGVGTTVTALRQSYWIPRARQQTIHSPRPSSFTKGKIAECTAVLSDWGGLHRSSLCVQPRRGNQGICMLIHMCYQ; encoded by the exons ATGGAGGACATTCAACGGCACCGCGGTTCACGAAAAGGCTACCGCTCACACCTCACGAGATTGTTCGCTAATTCTGATGAACTGCTGAACACGGTCACTACCGACCTTACCGAAGAGACAAGGATTAAAACCTCTACAGCTCTGGAGTCGTTAATTCATCAATTTAATCGTAAGGAAAAGTTACTCACTGATTTAGACGCCAAGATCCTCTCACTCATTGAAAACGAGGATGAATTAGAGACGGAAGTTCTTGAAACCGAAGAGGTTCAGTGTAAAATAACAGAGACAGTTGGAAACATTAAGTCATTCATCAAAACATATTTGCAGAACAGCATTCAGCAGCCTACTCACTCAGAGCAGCCTAGATCAAAACTACTGGATTCACAACCAACACTAGCTACAAACTCAGAAGCCACTGGCGACACAGAAAGTAACTTGTCCATGACCCTGGAGACTGGTGCTTCACTACCTGCCCCTGTCCGCGACAGTAGTTCCACTGATAAGGAAGCAGCGGTAACATTGCACACCCTACAAGACAAGTCTATTGCCTCTGACACGGGTGCTACCCGACAAGACAGGTCTATTGCCCCTGGCAAGGGTGCTACTAACAGTGAAGGTGGAATAGCTATACGCCTACCAAAGCTTACAATCTCTGTGTTTGGAGGTGATCCATTAGACTGGCAGCCCTTTTGGGATAGTTATGAAGCAGCAATTCACAATAATTCACAGCTAACTGGTGCACAGAAGCTAACTTACCTACGTGCCCAATTACGTGGTGATGCTGCCCAAGTTATTGCTGGACTTCCGCTTACCTCTTCTAGCTACCAGCACTCTGTTGAAGTTTTACAGAAACGTTTTGGTCAAAATCACCTACTGGTTAGTTCACACATCCAGGCGTTAATTGACCTTTCAACTCCAACAGACACCTTAGAGGGCTTAAGACGGTTTCATGACCTGATTGAAAGCCACATCCGTAGCTTGGCTTCCCTAGGAAAGAAAACTGACTCTTACAGTGCAATGCTTGTCCCCTTCCTGCTAAGAAAGCTACCAGTCAACACCATCAGAAACATAGCTAGAGCTCGTGAAAACAGTGATTGGACTATAGAGGAACTTCAAGCAGCCCTACTTAAGGAAATCAGAATATTTGAAACCAGTCTCCATAGTGTCATACCCCGAAGATCGAAGAGTTCTGAAGGTGCCTCAACTCTTCCAACAGCTGCCTTTCATGCAAATGTTAAGGGCACATCAACTAACCACAGTCAACGCCCTAGTTGCAGCTACTGCAAGAACACTACACACAATTCCAGCAACTGTGATACAATTAAGACGCAACAAGCAAGAGTAGATTTCATCAAACAAAATAACCTATGTTTCAATTGTCTGGGCCATCACAGGGTGTCTAGGTGCACTTCAAAGACACGTTGCCGGCTATGCAGAAGGAAACATCATACCAGCCTCTGCACCAATAACACGGATGATTCAGCTAGTAGAGCATCCAGCCAGACAGCACCACGTGGAACTCTTCAAAGTCCGGCCACCACCAATCCTACTAGTAATCCACCAACTATGAATCCGTCGGCTAACAACTCCAATCCAGCTCAAAATACACCGCCAGTAGCATCCTTGACAATATCAACAACTGCAACTCTACAATCTATACAGTTGACAAAGGAGCCTATCTGTTTGCTGAAGACAGCAGTTGCTACAGTCGCCCATGAAGGCACTCAAGTGGACGCAAACATTCTATTCGATGAAGGCTCCCAACGTTCCTTCGCAACACAAATATTAATCGACAAGCTACGATTGCAGCCTCATCAGACAGAATTAATACAACTCTCTACATTTGGATCTCCTAACCCACAAGTAAAGAAACTGAATGTCGCAAGTCTTCAAGTGATCACTAAATCAGGTACACCTATCTCCATAACTGTTTTAATTGTTCCCTCCATAGCCACACCCTTGGAGAACACAGTAGAAACATCCTGTTTGACTGATCTACCTCACCTCAAGGGACTTCAGTTAGCACATCCAGTAACCAGATCTGACAGctttgaaatttcattgttAATTGGTGCTAACCACTATTGGGACTTCGTGGGTGACCACACTGTTCGTGGCAATGGGCCTACTGCAATCAGTTCTAAACTTGGATACCTCTTGTCAGGTCCACTTTCAATTACAAACCCACAGCAACCAAGGAACATCACCAATCTAATGTGTATGATAACCAATAGCAGACAAGAAGAGGAGGAACTGCAACACATGTGGTCTGTTGAATCTATTGGTATTTCTCAATCAACCCCACTTGATCCCGACGAACAATTTTTTCAGAATTATTCTTCAACCGCTATTTCCCGGTGTGCTGACGGCTCATACATGGCAAGGCTCCCATGGAAAGAACAACATCCTCTGCTACCAACTAATTTCAACATATCTCAGAAGAGAACCACCTCATTAGTGCGACGACTAGCCCAAACACCACACATGCTATCAACGTATGATGCTATCATTTCTGACCAGTTAAAACGTGGATTCATTGAAAGAGTACAGGCATCTAATACATCCACTGGCGTCCACTACATTCCACACCATGCTGTGCGAAAGGATTCGGTGACTACGCCTATTCGTATTGTGTTTGATTGCAGCTGCAGTGAGTCTAGATCCTCCGCAAGTCTCAATGATTGTCTTGAACCAGGTCCTACGCTACTAAATGATCTGTGCTCAATCATCCTCCGATTTCGTCTACACAATTACGGATTTGCTACAGACATCGAGAAGGCCTTTCTCCAAATCAAACTACATCATAATGATCGAGATTACACAAGATTCTTGTGGCTCTCCGACACAAGTAATCCCAACAGTGAACTCATAACATACCGCTTTCAAGCAGTATTATTTGGAGCAACCTCCTCCCCATTCATCCTGAATGCAGTTCTACGTCATCATTTGCAACAGTATCAAACAACTGTAGCAGATGACATCACTCACAACCTTTATGTTGATAACATCATTTCAGGTTGTTCATCAGCAGAGGCTGCTACACAGTACTACCAACAAGCTCGACAAATCATGAAAGAGGCAAACTTCAACTTACGCAGTTGGGCATCCAACAGTTCTGTATTGAACACTCTTGCTGCAGAGGATGCTACCGCAGACCCTAATACAACTGTTAACATCCTTGGCATTCAGTGGTCAACTCATGATGATCAACTACACCTTACTCCTAGCAAACTTGCCAACATCAATAACTTAGTCACCAAGCGTGAAGTCTTACAGCAGTCCTGCAAAGTTTTTGATCCCATAGGGCTTGCTACTCCTGTTACAATTAGAGCTAAAATGCTCATTCAAAGGCTCTGGAAGGAGAGTGTGGACTGGGATGAACCATTGAGTGATATCCTATGTCAAGAATGGTCCTCAATTTTTACAGATTTAGTCTCTGTTAGTGAGCTAGCAATTCCACGCCAGTACTACAGCTGTGAATCTAAAATGACCAATGCTGAACTACATCTGTTTTGTGATGCTAACATCAAGGCCTATGGCACCATCGCCTTTTTTCGTCAGAAGGATGAAACCACCTTTGTGATGGCAAGAGGAAGAGTGGCTCCTTTGAAACCTCTTACAGTACCACAACTTGAACTACTAGGAGCACTCACAGCAACACGACTTAGTGATTATCTTCAAACTTCCTTCACACGACACAAATTCAAGTCATATTTTTGGACTGACAGTCAAATAGTGCTGTACTGGATACAGGGAAATAAAAAGCTGAAGCCATTTGTACAACACCGTGTTAGTGAAATCCAACTAATTACACAGAAGTATGACGCCACTTGGCACTACTGTCCGACAGCCGATAACCCTGCTGACATGATCACTAGAGGGTCCAGTACCAGTCAACTTTCATCTTCTTTACTCTGGAACAAAGGCCCACCATGGTTAACTAATGACAGCAATTGGCCACAATGGACCCCTTCCTCAACCTTCCACTTACATGTGGCAGCCATCACCTGTGAGGAATTTATACCTGCAGCTCCACAACCATTGTCATCATCCCCAACCATCAGTCTTCACAACATCATCGATCCCAACAATTACAGCAGCTTGGGAAAATTGCTAAGAGTCTCAGCCTATGTTTACAGGTTCATTACAGCCATCAGGAAACGCAATGACTGCCAGTGTGAGCAACTTACAGCTACAGAAATTGACCTTGCCAGAATACAGTGGATAAAGAACAGCCAGTATCAGATTTATGCAACTGAGATATCCAACCTTAATTCCCCTAACTCCAGTAACAAACAGTCTACACTAGTACGTCAACTACGATTGTTCATCGACAGTAATGGCCTACTTCGATGCGGTGGGAGAATCCATAACGCTCCGTTGACACAACTAGCCAAATTTCCATATCTATTACCTCCAAAACATCCGTTTACAGCTTTAGTAGTGTATGCTGCACATGTTAAACTCTACCACTCGGGAGTTGGAACTACAGTAACAGCCCTGCGCCAGTCCTATTGGATACCAAGAGCCAGACA GCAAACCATACACAGCCCCAGACCCAGCTCCTTTACCAAAGGCAAGATTGCAGAATGTACAGCCGTTCTCAGTGACTGGGGTGGACTTCACCGGAGCTCTCTATGTGTACAACCGAGGCGAGGAAATCAAGGTATATGTATGCTTATTCACATGTGCTACCAGTAG
- the LOC136263797 gene encoding uncharacterized protein has product MISDNATTFQAAAEELKALYLSQEIRTVLSHEGVTWKFIPKKAPWFGGFWERLIGLTKSAIKKVLGRAHISLEVLQTIVVEVEALMNDRPLTYVSDDPKDPEPLTPSHLLSGRRITSLPHEQRTMDEVSDPSYNEHDRLSKDAKTQGLLLQHFTTRWRNEYLTSLREFHRTSGSNECKIAVGDVVLVHDDGPRVKWRLAVVEELTYGGDGLVRAANIRTSTGQTNRPIVRLVPLEVSAQGKDTVVRTTNRIVRSRRQVQRVIVKWISPKKLLKRVLQGAQLIRLEKD; this is encoded by the coding sequence ATGATATCTGATAATGCCACCACCTTCCAGGCAGCAGCTGAAGAGTTAAAGGCCCTATATTTGTCTCAGGAAATAAGAACAGTGCTAAGCCATGAAGGAGTGACCTGGAAATTCATCCCGAAAAAGGCCCCATGGTTTGGGGGATTTTGGGAGCGCCTGATAGGCCTCACAAAATCCGCAATCAAGAAAGTGCTTGGAAGAGCCCACATTTCTCTAGAGGTTCTGCAAACAATTGTGGTAGAAGTGGAGGCCCTGATGAATGATCGGCCTTTGACATACGTGTCTGATGACCCAAAGGATCCTGAACCATTAACACCCTCCCACTTGTTATCTGGAAGGAGAATCACAAGCTTACCACATGAACAGAGAACTATGGATGAGGTTAGTGATCCAAGTTACAACGAACACGATCGTCTCTCCAAAGATGCAAAGACTCAAGGCTTGCTGTTACAACACTTTACAACGAGGTGGAGGAATGAATATTTAACTTCCCTCCGGGAATTTCATCGCACGTCTGGAAGCAATGAATGCAAAATTGCTGTGGGGGATGTTGTGCTTGTGCACGATGATGGGCCTCGCGTCAAATGGAGATTGGCTGTTGTCGAGGAATTGACATATGGAGGTGACGGTTTGGTGAGAGCCGCAAACATTAGGACCAGTACAGGTCAAACAAATAGACCTATTGTCAGGCTGGTCCCACTTGAAGTATCTGCTCAAGGCAAGGACACTGTAGTAAGGACAACAAACCGGATTGTGAGGTCGAGAAGACAAGTTCAACGAGTAATAGTCAAGTGGATATCCCCGAAGAAGTTATTGAAACGCGTCCTACAAGGAGCTCAGCTAATAAGGCTCGAGAAAGATTAA